Within the bacterium genome, the region CGGCCTCCTGCAGAGTCTCCATGACGACGCGAGGCTCTCGTTCGCTCGTCCAGGCTGCGAGCTGTTCATCGATGTGAACTCGTCTTTCGATTCGCCCTTCCGCCGTATCGAGGGCCGGGTCGTGGCTCCAGGGCGGATCGCCGATGGCCTTCCGAAGCTGCTGCCACTCGGCGTCCGAGCGCACGTTGATGACGCACCACTCATCCTCGCCTTCGCAGGGGAGGCAGCTCCACGGAGCACCGCGGGAGCTTGCGTTTCCGGCGGGATGAACACTGCCGGGAGCCAGGCTCTCGAGGGCGAACAAGTCCGACATCAGGCCGATCGGCGTTTCGAATTGGGCCACATCGTGGTGGGAGCCCCTTCCGGTTCGTTCCCGAAGGATCAGTCCGGCCAGAGCCGTCATGGCTCCAAGGCGCCCCACCAGGTGGTCTGGATGCACGGCCGTCGAGCCTGCCGGGCGCTCCTCGTCTTCTTCATAATTCCACAGGTGTTGGAGGCCACTCACGGAATGGGTATTCGGGCCGTAGCCAATCCAGTTCTTCCAGGGTCCGTGGCTGCCGACACTCTGACTCGAGAAGCTGACGATGCGAGGGTTCAGTTCGCGTAGCTGCTCGGCGCCGAGGCCAATCTTCTCCATGGCGCCCGTGCCGTTGTTCTCGATAAAGACGTCGGCCTTCTGCACGAGCTGCGCCACAAGTGCGCGCCCCTTCTCCGTTCGCAAGTCGACCCCGAAGCTTCGCTTGCTGCGGCTCGACGAAAGAAAGGATGGGTTCATGTAGCTGCTGATGATGACGCGGATGAAGTCGGGTGTATCACTGGATTCGATCTTGATGACGTCGGCGCCGTATTCGGCGAAGAGCCGCCCGACTTCCACGCCGACCGCGCCAATGCCGCAATCGATCACACGGAGGTCTTCGAGGGGCTGGCCAGCAGCGGAAGGGCAGGGGCTGCGCGTCAGGAGGGTCTCGAATTCCTGGCGCGCCGCAGATTCCGTCCAGCCGCTCTCCCCCAGCTCACCGAGTTCCGGTGGGCCGGTCTCCGGCCCCGCACGTTCCCCATCGATGGAAACGAATCCCGAAGCTACCGAGGCCAGGATCCCTGGTGCGACGGACAGCTTCCGAAAGGTTCCTCGTGCCGTCGTATGCTCGTTCTCCAGAACTTCGCTCGGCCGTAGTAGCGGCGTTGCGGGGATGCCGCGACGCTGGGCCTCCACGGCGATTTCGGTCTTCTTCTTGTCCGCGAAGAAGCGCTCGAGCACGGGCACGATCTTGTCCAGGTCCACCAGGCGGTTGATGAACTGGTCGTATTTCGGATCCTCGATCTCCTCGGGATTCCCGACCCAGTCCTTCAGAGCCCGCCAATGCCGGGGAACCAGGATGATCATGCGGATGAAACCGTCGGCGCATTGGTAGAGCGTGTAGATGCCCGTGCCAGCGCGGTGCCCGAGGTTTGGGTTCAGCGAGTAGTTCGGCAGGGACCAGTCGCTGAGCCCGGACGTCGCGTCCATCGTGGAGACATCGATGTGTTGGCCGACGCCTGTCTTCATGCGCTTCAGGAGCGCGAGCAAGCTGCCCACCGCGCCTGCGATTCCGGCGACGTCGTAGGCGAGGCTTCCCGGGATCATCACCGGCGGCTTCTCGGCGATACCGGCGCGGTGGAGGATGCCTGCCATGGCGACGCCCACCATATTCGTTCCTTGATAGGTTGCGTAGGGACCGTCCTGCCCGAAATCGGTGATCGAAGTGATGATCAATCCCGGGTGCCGTTTCCGGAGTGCGTCGGCGCTGAGGCCGAGGCGCGCGAGGGTGCCTGGTTGAGTCGATTCGATCAGCACGTCGGCATCGTCCAGGAGCCCATGTAGCCGCTCGCGACCAGCCTCGGTTTCCAGGTCTGCGACGACGCCGCGCTTGCCGGCGTTGCGCACGGCGAAGTAGAGGCTCGTCCGACCATCCGGTGTGAAGGGCGGCAGACTTCGGGAAAGGGCACCTTCCGGGGGCTCCAGGCGGATGACCTCCGCACCGAGATCTGCCAGCAGCCGGCCGCAAAGCTCACCCTTTTCGTCAGCCAGATCGACTACGCGCATTCCGCAAAGCGGCTTCATCCCTGTTCCCCTTTGTGCCCTGAACGACAAAGTCTGCGGGAACTTCGGAAGGCTTGCCAACCGCCCCCCACGATTCGCTAGCGATCCTGGACGGCGCGCATCGAGGCCTCGTAGGAGACGCGATCGATCCGATAGGAGGTGTAGGCCCAGATTCCTGCGGCCGCGACGGGGGCCGCCACCAGGCTGAGCAGCCCGAGGCGCTGGATCAGAGCGGGCGCGATACTGGCCGGATCTGCCTGTAGCGGGAATGCGATCAGGTCGATCCCGGCACCCGCCAGGAAGTGTCCGCCCGCCGAGCCCAGCTTTCCCGAGAACGCGACCGCTGCGAACAGGATCCCCTGCTGGTTCCTGCCGGTACGGTTGAACTGGTCCTGGGCCACGTCGGCCATCATCGACCCCGCCGAGGTGTAGCCGACACCGGCGGCCGCGCCGATGGCGAAGAGCAGTACGAAGACCGTCTGGAAGAGCAACGCGGAACCCGTGGGCGGCATGGCTCCGGCCATCCGGCCGAGGACGGCGACATGGCTGAGCACGCCGGAGACGATGCAGGCGGCGATCAACGCCGGCTTCTTGTCGAAGCGCTGGTGCAGGACGCCCGACGCCGCGACACCGATCACGAAGCCAACGGCGGTCGGTGCGATCAACGTCGAGATCTGGCCCGTTCCGAAGCCCCAGAAGAACACGTTCAGGTGTGTTCCCAGGGTGTTGCCGATCGAGATCGAAATAGCAAAGAGAGAGAAGCCGACGAAGAGCGAACGAAAGGAGGGGTTCCGCCAGGCGAGCAGGAACTCCTGGTAGGTGGCGCGAAGCGAGAAGGGATGGCTCTCGGCGGGCGGACCCGGAAGATGCGGGATCTCTTTCCGCGTGCCCCAGGCGGAGTACCAGATCGTGAAGAACATGATGGCGGCACTGAAGGTGGCGAATGCGGGGTAGCCCTCGGGGTTGAGCAGGCCGTTGGCGAACTCGGGGGTCTCGGGGAAGAAGAGCCAGATCCCGAAGCCGATGACGCAGAGTGCCCCGAGCATTCCCGAGAAGGTTCGCCACTGGACGACGGATGTGCGTTCCGCGTAGTCGTCGCTCAACTCCGCACCGAGCGCCATATGCGGTACGTGATAGATCGTCATCGAACCGCGAACGAGGACCGCGAACACGAGGAACCACGCGAACAAGCCGGCTTGCCCCAGGCCTTCGGGCGGGAAGAACAGCAGGTACCAGCACAAACCAAGGGGCACGGCCGCCGCATACATGAAGGGGTGTCGCCGTCCGAGGCGGGATTTCCAGTTGTCGGAGACATGACCCGCGACCGGGTCCGTTACGGCATCGAAGACCAGGGCGATGGCGACGGCTGCTCCCGCCAGAGCGCCGGAGAGGCCGAGCACCTGGGTGAAATAGAAGAAGACGATGTAGTCGAAGCCTCGCGACTTGATGCCTTCCGCGATTTGTCCGAGGCCGTAGGCGAATTTGGTGGCGACCGGGAGGGTTTTCAAGGCGGGGGAGAGGGTATCGGATCTGCCCGCTACATTGCCGTCGGTCATGAGTCTGCGAGAAAACAACATCGAGAAGCTCGCTGGGGGCGATCATGACGTGCTGATCCTCGGCGGCGGCATCAACGGCGCGGTTTGCGCTTCGGCCCTCACCACGATGGGCGCCCGCGTCGCGCTGATCGATCGGGGCGATTTCGCAGGGGAGACCAGCCAGGAATCCTCGAATCTCGTCTGGGGCGGGATCAAGTATCTCGAGAGCGTCGAGTTCGGGCTCGTGCGGAAACTCTGCGTCTCGCGCAATCAGCTGATCCGCACGTATCCGTCCAGCGTGAAGGAGGTGCGCTTCTTCACGACCCTTGCGGCGGGTTTCCGCTGGGGGCGCCTCAGCTTGTATGTCGGGACCCTCATCTACTGGTTGTTGGGAAGCTTCTCTACGCGGGGCCCGCGATTGCTGAGCAAGGCCCAGATTCGTGCCGAGGAGCCGACGATCAATCTCGAAGGAATGGCCGGAGGCTTCGAATATTCCGACGCCTATCTGGTCGACAACGATGCGCGCTTCGTCTTCAACTTCATCCGCGCCGCGATCGACCACGGCGGCATCGTCGCGAACTACGTCGAATCCAGAGGTGCGACCCGTTCGGAGGATGGTCGTTGGTCGACTCAGGCGTGCGATCTCGAAACCGGCCGGGAGTTCGAGATCCGCTCGAAGGTCATCTTGAACGCGTGCGGCCCATACGTGGACGCCCACAACACGCTCACCCATCAGACGGGAGCCCACCGCCACGTATTCTCGAAGGGCGTGCATCTCCTGGTCGACCGGATTACTCCCATCACCCGGGTGCTGACGTTCTTCGCCGATGACGGGCGCCTCTTCTTCATCCTGCCGATGGGTCCGAAGTCCTGCATCGGCACGACGGATACCCGCGTGGAAGAGCTTCCGGCCGAAATCACGCCTGAAGACCGGCGCTTCATTCTCGACAATGCGAATCGGCTCCTCGATCTCGAGAAGCCGCTTACGGAGGCCGACATCATCGCGGAACGCTGCGGTGTGCGACCCCTGGTCATCGAGGTAGAGGGGCACGACCGCGACGAGGGGGACTGGACTTCGCTCTCACGCAAGCACGCGATCGAGGCGAACATGGAGGAGAGCCACATCAGCATCTTCGGTGGCAAGCTCACGGATTGCCTGAACGTTGGCGAAGAAGTCGCCGAACTCGTGAGTGAGCTTGGCGTGGCGCTTCCCTACCGCGGCATGCCTTGGTACGGCGAACCGCCGGACGAGGTGCGCAGCGAGTACTTTCATCAGGCCATCCTCATGCGCCTCGATGCGATGACGGCGCCCGAATCCTCGGAGCTGCTGAGTACGCGTCTCTGGCGGCGCTACGGCGCCAGCGCTCTGCGGTTGCTCGAAGACATCCGCGAGGAGCCGGCCATGGCCGAGGTACTGATCAAGGGGACCGAGTACATCCGCGCCGAGATCCACCACGCCGCTCGCCGAGAGATGATCGTCAAGCTGGAGGACTTCCTCAGGCGCCGAAGCAAGATCGCACTCATCGAGAGGACCGAGATGATCCGGAATGCGCCCGGTCTGATGGAGGCCTGTCGCATTCTCTTCGGCTCTGCAGCCGAGGACCGGATCCAGGAGTACTTCGAGAGGAGCGAAGGGAATGCATGATCAACGGCGCCTCACGATCCTCGTCCAGGTCGTCGCGGTCCACCAACGAGGCCCATTCGGATCGAGTCTGCTCTATTCCGCGTAGCCGAGCGCCCGCAACCGTTCCATCTGTTCTTCGTTCACGCCTGGCGCGACTTTCGGCGCCGAGAGTTTCCGGCCCTTCGCGTAGGCATCCGGAAGGCCGCCCGGGTCGGGATCCGAGCGGATCAACGCGAACAAGCTTTCGGCGGGTGTGATTCCGGTCGGCCACGGACGCTTCTTCAGCTCGTGGGGGTCTTTCTCGAGATCGAGCCAGAAACCACCTTTCGGCTGCCCTCCTCCGATCGGCAGGATGACGACCCACTTGATCGCGCCGACGATCGCCGCCCGGCGCTGGTTCTTCTTCCAGGTCGCTTCCGTGTAGACCTCCCTTCCAGGGGGGATCTCGTCCGGTTTGAGGAGGTCATGGCCCCGGCCCGAAACGTCGATGCCGGAAAAACCCAGGATGGTCCCGAACACGTCGATCCCTGAGCTGAGCGCTTTGGATCGACCGGGGCGGACACCTGGCCCTCGCAGCATGAGAGGAACCCGAACGATCTCATCCCATACGTGATACCCGTGTTTGAACCAAGCCAAGTGCTCCATCATGCTCTCGCCATGGTCGGCGGTGAAGACGACGAGCGCGTCGTCGATCTTCCGGCGCTCTCCGTATCCTCGCAGGAATCGATCGACTTCACGGTCGGTGTAGGCAATCTCCTCGTCGTAGAGGTCGACGTAGGTGAGACCGTCGGTCACGCCCTCGATGCGCTGGTAGCTGAGCACCCGGTTGAGGTCGATCTCGATCGGAGTGTCATGGCGGAAGCTTCGCTTCCAGCTCGGAGGAGGATCGTAGGGGCCGTGCGGGTCGACGTAGTGAATCCAGAGAAAGAGCGGGCGATTCGGGTCGCGCTTCGATGCCAGCCACTTGAGAGCCGCAGTCGTCGTATCCTCGGCAGTTCGCTGGTAGATGTTGCGTATACCCTCCCTATCCCCGACGAAATCATCGTAGTGGTCGAAATGGCTGGCGAAACCGATCGCCTCATCGGTGAGTACGGTGTTCGAGACGAACGCGGCGCTCTGGTAGGCGTCGGGCAGGAGGTCGGGAATCAGCGGGACCCCGTCCGGAAGGAGCTGGTAGAACATCCGGACACCGTGCTCTTGAGGCAATTGCCCGCTTAGAAAGCTGGTGACGCTCACCGGGGTGTTGGCTTCGGCTGAGTATGCGCGTTCGTAGACGAGCCCCTCACGAAACCACTCGTCGAGATGCGGCGTGGTGGGCCGAGCGTATCCATACAGGCCCATGTGATCCGGGCGGAGGGTATCGACGGTGATGAGGAGGATGTCGCGGTGTGTCGTATCAGCGGGTCGTGGCGAGGCCATGACGCCAGCGATGCACAGGAGGGTGAGCGTCCCCAGCCCGAAGGCCATCCTTCTGGTCCGACTCCTCGCCGCTCCAGCTCCACCATCCGGCATTTTGCGAAGCTATCATGGGAGCCGCCCGGTTGCCCCAGGGCCTTCTGCCAGCTCTTGCCGGCGGGGCAATGTCTCTCCGTTCCGCACTCTGAACGGACTCATCCGGCCGGATGGCTGCGCAGGATCGAACCACCCATGACGGAAGCGATGACCACGGGATCGAGCCGTCTGGGACGGGCCAGCGGGGCATTGCTCATCGCAGCTGCAGCGCTTGCGAATGCGGTCTTTCTACATTGGCTTTGGAGGCAGCATCTGAATTGGGGCATCTGGGATTGGGATTTCCAGGCCTCCCTGGTCGAAGCGGCTCGCAGCAGCCTCCTCGATTTCGGGCAACTGCCACTCTGGAATCCGTGGATGGGCGGCGGGGGATCGCTGATCGGCAACCCGATGAGCAGCACGTTCAGCCCGAGTTTCCTTCCCATGCTCGCGTTCGGAACCGTCCTCGGGTTCAAGGTCTGCATCTGGATCTACCTGCTCATTGCGCAGGTCGGGACTTTCTTGTTCGCCCGCCGGATCCGTCTCGATCCCATGCCCGCGATCCTTGCGGCGCTGGTTTTCTCCTGGGGAGGTGCCTTCGCCCAACACCTGGCCCACGGGCACATCGGTTGGATCGGCTATGCCTGGGTTCCGTTCATCCTGGTCGCATTGCACGGCTCCGTGC harbors:
- a CDS encoding CoA transferase, whose amino-acid sequence is MKPLCGMRVVDLADEKGELCGRLLADLGAEVIRLEPPEGALSRSLPPFTPDGRTSLYFAVRNAGKRGVVADLETEAGRERLHGLLDDADVLIESTQPGTLARLGLSADALRKRHPGLIITSITDFGQDGPYATYQGTNMVGVAMAGILHRAGIAEKPPVMIPGSLAYDVAGIAGAVGSLLALLKRMKTGVGQHIDVSTMDATSGLSDWSLPNYSLNPNLGHRAGTGIYTLYQCADGFIRMIILVPRHWRALKDWVGNPEEIEDPKYDQFINRLVDLDKIVPVLERFFADKKKTEIAVEAQRRGIPATPLLRPSEVLENEHTTARGTFRKLSVAPGILASVASGFVSIDGERAGPETGPPELGELGESGWTESAARQEFETLLTRSPCPSAAGQPLEDLRVIDCGIGAVGVEVGRLFAEYGADVIKIESSDTPDFIRVIISSYMNPSFLSSSRSKRSFGVDLRTEKGRALVAQLVQKADVFIENNGTGAMEKIGLGAEQLRELNPRIVSFSSQSVGSHGPWKNWIGYGPNTHSVSGLQHLWNYEEDEERPAGSTAVHPDHLVGRLGAMTALAGLILRERTGRGSHHDVAQFETPIGLMSDLFALESLAPGSVHPAGNASSRGAPWSCLPCEGEDEWCVINVRSDAEWQQLRKAIGDPPWSHDPALDTAEGRIERRVHIDEQLAAWTSEREPRVVMETLQEAGVPAGIVAHPGHHLSDPQLLHRGYQKLVVQPDYEAVMLEGPSFLGSDLPEVITEPAPLLGQHTREIAAELLGLSKAEIEALIDENVIEDPPKEFKIL
- a CDS encoding MFS transporter is translated as MKTLPVATKFAYGLGQIAEGIKSRGFDYIVFFYFTQVLGLSGALAGAAVAIALVFDAVTDPVAGHVSDNWKSRLGRRHPFMYAAAVPLGLCWYLLFFPPEGLGQAGLFAWFLVFAVLVRGSMTIYHVPHMALGAELSDDYAERTSVVQWRTFSGMLGALCVIGFGIWLFFPETPEFANGLLNPEGYPAFATFSAAIMFFTIWYSAWGTRKEIPHLPGPPAESHPFSLRATYQEFLLAWRNPSFRSLFVGFSLFAISISIGNTLGTHLNVFFWGFGTGQISTLIAPTAVGFVIGVAASGVLHQRFDKKPALIAACIVSGVLSHVAVLGRMAGAMPPTGSALLFQTVFVLLFAIGAAAGVGYTSAGSMMADVAQDQFNRTGRNQQGILFAAVAFSGKLGSAGGHFLAGAGIDLIAFPLQADPASIAPALIQRLGLLSLVAAPVAAAGIWAYTSYRIDRVSYEASMRAVQDR
- a CDS encoding glycerol-3-phosphate dehydrogenase/oxidase codes for the protein MSLRENNIEKLAGGDHDVLILGGGINGAVCASALTTMGARVALIDRGDFAGETSQESSNLVWGGIKYLESVEFGLVRKLCVSRNQLIRTYPSSVKEVRFFTTLAAGFRWGRLSLYVGTLIYWLLGSFSTRGPRLLSKAQIRAEEPTINLEGMAGGFEYSDAYLVDNDARFVFNFIRAAIDHGGIVANYVESRGATRSEDGRWSTQACDLETGREFEIRSKVILNACGPYVDAHNTLTHQTGAHRHVFSKGVHLLVDRITPITRVLTFFADDGRLFFILPMGPKSCIGTTDTRVEELPAEITPEDRRFILDNANRLLDLEKPLTEADIIAERCGVRPLVIEVEGHDRDEGDWTSLSRKHAIEANMEESHISIFGGKLTDCLNVGEEVAELVSELGVALPYRGMPWYGEPPDEVRSEYFHQAILMRLDAMTAPESSELLSTRLWRRYGASALRLLEDIREEPAMAEVLIKGTEYIRAEIHHAARREMIVKLEDFLRRRSKIALIERTEMIRNAPGLMEACRILFGSAAEDRIQEYFERSEGNA
- a CDS encoding sulfatase, with product MAFGLGTLTLLCIAGVMASPRPADTTHRDILLITVDTLRPDHMGLYGYARPTTPHLDEWFREGLVYERAYSAEANTPVSVTSFLSGQLPQEHGVRMFYQLLPDGVPLIPDLLPDAYQSAAFVSNTVLTDEAIGFASHFDHYDDFVGDREGIRNIYQRTAEDTTTAALKWLASKRDPNRPLFLWIHYVDPHGPYDPPPSWKRSFRHDTPIEIDLNRVLSYQRIEGVTDGLTYVDLYDEEIAYTDREVDRFLRGYGERRKIDDALVVFTADHGESMMEHLAWFKHGYHVWDEIVRVPLMLRGPGVRPGRSKALSSGIDVFGTILGFSGIDVSGRGHDLLKPDEIPPGREVYTEATWKKNQRRAAIVGAIKWVVILPIGGGQPKGGFWLDLEKDPHELKKRPWPTGITPAESLFALIRSDPDPGGLPDAYAKGRKLSAPKVAPGVNEEQMERLRALGYAE